A DNA window from Pirellulales bacterium contains the following coding sequences:
- a CDS encoding tetratricopeptide repeat protein, whose amino-acid sequence MQLSATPQADSTGGSWQRRVPAAALAIGVLVATVFVVYWPAVTAGFVFDDEVLVTRNPSIEASDALHRIWLTTNNYEYLPLTYTTFLIERRLWGDWGTGYHLVSLVLHAVNALLVWCVLRQLKIPGAWLAALLFAVHPVAASSVAWISEQKNLWGLLFWLTSLSNWLRFRDSGRFRWYALSLIAFLMALLGKTSIVLGPPVILMCIWWQTGRVRPKDWLLAVPFVLLSLAAGLTTVWFQWNRGIAGASIPIGDYFERFEAAGYALWFYVAKDLVPIHLSMIYPNWDYSQLTIWPSVAALAVLAVAVISWWFRKSWGRTALFAGGCYVAMVLPVLGFVEMSYMKFSLVADHFQYSALPVAVAAVAAICVWAVRNDQARTIVAGSVAIFLGALTWQQAGFYHDDEMLWTEALRLNPGSWAAHNNLGKALAERKDLKDAIPHFSEAVRLKPDDSNLHYMLGTALMQNGDFDRAAGEFAVAVNGNPQDYRAHSNLAHVLNEMGQFKQALEHAEAAVVLAPDAAETHDPLGISLAALGESDRAIVQFQTAIRLDPRDATAQLGWCLTLMHLDRPAEAADHARAALAIDPGFPEAHFNLGNAYAVQKMRNAAAREYREAIRLRPEFTEAWANLRAVTGGRPQ is encoded by the coding sequence ATGCAATTGTCTGCCACACCGCAAGCCGATAGCACCGGCGGAAGTTGGCAGCGCCGCGTGCCTGCAGCGGCTCTCGCAATTGGTGTGCTCGTCGCCACTGTGTTCGTCGTGTATTGGCCGGCCGTCACGGCGGGATTCGTGTTCGACGACGAAGTCCTAGTTACGCGCAATCCATCCATCGAGGCCAGCGACGCCTTGCATCGGATTTGGTTGACCACGAACAACTATGAGTATTTGCCGCTGACTTACACGACGTTCCTGATCGAGCGGCGACTGTGGGGAGACTGGGGCACCGGCTATCATCTAGTCAGCCTCGTCCTGCACGCGGTGAACGCGTTGCTGGTCTGGTGCGTGTTGCGTCAACTCAAGATTCCGGGGGCGTGGCTGGCCGCGCTTTTGTTCGCGGTTCATCCGGTGGCCGCGTCATCGGTGGCTTGGATTTCGGAGCAAAAAAACCTGTGGGGCCTGCTGTTCTGGCTGACCAGCTTGTCGAACTGGCTGCGATTTCGAGATTCCGGCCGATTTCGCTGGTATGCGTTGTCGCTGATCGCTTTCTTGATGGCCTTGCTCGGCAAGACGTCGATCGTGCTGGGGCCACCCGTCATCTTGATGTGCATTTGGTGGCAAACAGGTAGGGTTCGGCCCAAAGATTGGTTGCTGGCGGTTCCCTTCGTTCTGCTGAGTCTGGCGGCGGGCTTGACGACGGTCTGGTTTCAGTGGAATCGCGGGATCGCCGGAGCATCGATTCCCATCGGCGACTATTTCGAGCGTTTCGAAGCAGCCGGTTATGCCCTGTGGTTCTACGTCGCGAAGGATCTGGTTCCGATCCATCTGAGCATGATCTACCCGAACTGGGATTACTCGCAACTCACGATTTGGCCGTCGGTGGCGGCGCTGGCCGTCCTGGCGGTCGCTGTGATTTCATGGTGGTTCCGCAAGAGTTGGGGGCGGACGGCGCTCTTTGCGGGAGGCTGCTATGTTGCCATGGTGCTGCCGGTGCTGGGATTCGTCGAGATGTCGTACATGAAGTTTTCATTGGTCGCAGACCATTTTCAGTATTCGGCACTGCCGGTCGCCGTGGCGGCCGTGGCCGCGATATGCGTTTGGGCGGTTCGAAACGATCAGGCGCGGACGATAGTTGCGGGAAGTGTCGCAATCTTTCTCGGCGCGCTCACTTGGCAACAAGCCGGTTTCTATCACGACGATGAAATGCTTTGGACCGAGGCATTGCGGCTAAATCCCGGCTCATGGGCCGCCCATAACAACCTGGGAAAGGCGCTGGCAGAACGAAAGGATTTGAAGGATGCAATCCCGCACTTTTCGGAAGCGGTGCGGTTAAAGCCGGACGATTCCAATCTGCACTACATGTTGGGCACCGCGCTGATGCAAAACGGCGACTTCGACCGCGCCGCCGGCGAATTCGCCGTGGCCGTAAACGGCAATCCGCAGGACTATCGAGCGCACAGCAATCTGGCACACGTCTTGAACGAAATGGGGCAGTTCAAGCAAGCTCTCGAGCACGCGGAAGCGGCTGTGGTCCTTGCGCCGGACGCTGCGGAGACGCACGACCCCTTGGGAATTAGCCTGGCGGCCCTCGGTGAATCCGATCGCGCGATCGTCCAGTTCCAGACGGCGATTCGACTTGACCCTCGCGACGCGACGGCGCAGCTCGGTTGGTGCCTTACGCTCATGCATTTGGACCGGCCCGCGGAGGCGGCTGACCACGCGAGGGCCGCTCTGGCAATCGACCCGGGTTTCCCGGAAGCCCACTTTAACCTGGGCAACGCCTATGCCGTGCAAAAGATGCGCAACGCGGCGGCGCGGGAGTACCGCGAAGCGATCCGGCTCCGGCCAGAATTCACAGAGGCTTGGGCCAACTTGCGTGCTGTGACCGGCGGTCGGCCCCAATAG